In Anaerolineales bacterium, one DNA window encodes the following:
- a CDS encoding GDP-mannose 4,6-dehydratase, protein MAHYLVTGAAGFIGARTSEMLIEQGHTVVGIDNVNDAYDPRMKEYRLKKLQALPRFKFHRRDIAEKSVIDLFKDEKIDGVIHLAARAGVRFSVENPWAFVESNVMGTLNMLEVCRQYGCRKFIMASTSSIYGENPPYPTPESASSSEPLQPYAASKKGAEALAHSYHHLYDIDVSVVRYFTVYGPAGRPDLAMFRFVQWIIEGQPVRINGDGKQSRGFTYVDDIARGTIAALKPVGHEIINLGGHEVITINELVEMIEELTGKQANVQYGPPNLADMFTNWADVSKAREMLGWNPQVNLREGLGNLIKWYNEERGWAKDVLTP, encoded by the coding sequence ATGGCACATTATCTGGTAACAGGCGCGGCGGGCTTTATCGGCGCGCGGACGTCGGAAATGCTGATCGAGCAGGGACACACCGTCGTTGGCATTGACAACGTCAACGACGCGTACGATCCGCGCATGAAAGAATACCGCTTGAAGAAACTTCAGGCACTGCCGCGCTTCAAATTCCACAGGCGCGATATTGCGGAGAAATCGGTCATCGACCTGTTCAAGGATGAAAAAATCGACGGCGTGATCCACCTTGCGGCTCGGGCGGGCGTGCGCTTCAGTGTGGAAAACCCCTGGGCATTCGTGGAATCGAATGTGATGGGTACATTGAACATGCTGGAAGTCTGCCGCCAGTATGGATGCAGGAAATTTATTATGGCATCCACCTCCAGCATCTATGGCGAGAATCCGCCCTACCCGACGCCGGAATCCGCCTCCAGCAGTGAACCGTTGCAGCCGTATGCGGCCAGCAAAAAGGGGGCGGAGGCGCTGGCACATTCCTATCATCACCTCTATGATATTGACGTGAGCGTTGTCCGTTATTTCACGGTCTATGGACCTGCGGGACGCCCCGACCTTGCCATGTTCCGCTTCGTGCAGTGGATCATCGAAGGTCAGCCCGTGCGCATCAACGGGGACGGGAAGCAGTCGCGCGGTTTCACCTACGTGGACGACATCGCGCGCGGGACGATTGCCGCCTTGAAACCAGTCGGCCACGAGATCATCAACCTTGGCGGGCATGAAGTCATCACCATCAACGAACTGGTGGAAATGATCGAGGAGTTGACGGGCAAACAGGCGAACGTGCAGTACGGTCCGCCCAACCTGGCGGATATGTTCACCAATTGGGCGGATGTGAGCAAGGCGCGCGAGATGCTTGGTTGGAATCCGCAGGTCAATTTACGTGAGGGACTTGGCAATCTCATCAAATGGTACAACGAAGAACGCGGGTGGGCGAAGGACGTTCTGACACCGTAA